The following is a genomic window from Romeriopsis navalis LEGE 11480.
GAGAGTCGGGATCATCAATGTACCGAACCAACCCACGTAAACGCGGTTGTCAGTGCTTGTTACCCAACCACAAAACTGGTCCCACAGGTTAGCGCTTTCGCGCTGCTGTAGTGTTGTTGTCATGGTTCTGTATGAATTCCTTAGGAATAATGTCGAGCGATTAACTCGATGTAACTATATTAAGTGATTTATTTCTATTTGTAAAGAAGAATCACACGAAAAATCTCAGTAAAATCCTGAAATTAATTTCTAATAAGGCTTTCAAGGTTTATGAGGAATGTAAACACATCTGAGCTGGCACTCATGATTTTGTAACAGAGATCGGCCGGACATGGCTTCTAGGCTGAAGCGACTGGATAATTCCATGATCATCACGATTAACAACCAGGATCCGTAGAGGTTCCACTCTAACGATCGCGCATCATGCCGATCGCTTATCCCAGCCAGTTATTTTTTGCTCGATTAATTCGCTTTGGGCCGAAAGACGGCCAATCGATTTCCCACAAACCAAACTAGCGTGACCCCAACAAGTTGATACGATGGATATATATAAGTTTTACCTGCCGCTCGCTACGAATAGTAGTTATTTACTATGGCAGGAATATTAGACAAAGTAAGTCAGCGAGCGATTTTGGTTCGCTAATTCTCCAAACGGCCCACCGTTTGGCTAAGTTGCTATGGCAGAACAAATATTACGCAATTATCAAACTAGTCGTGCCGGCACGAGTAATCCATTCCCGCAGCAATTCCAACTGAGTAGTAGTGAAATAAATTGGCCAGGCATACAGTTATGCCATGAAGTTCAGCCCGCTTGTGAATCACCAAAATTCCACCTTGAAGACTATCGTTTAGCCATCAATGTCGGCCAACCAGCGCAAATCAACATCATCAACAACGGCAAAGCACAGTCGGATACGGTTGATTTTCGGGATCTGTCGATCATGCAACCGAGTGAATATGTGGTTGGCTGGGCACATACAGTTGAATTTCTAACCATTGACATTCAACCAGATTTCCTCGCGCGCCAAGCAGAAATCCTCAATGGCAAACCGAACTTTGAGCTGCAACCCCATTTTTCAACCCAAGATCACCTGATTTTTCAGATTGGCCGGGCGCTCCAAACAGACCTCCAGAACCATTCAACCGCCGCAGGGAGCAGGCTATATGCTGAAACAATGCGGAATGTCCTGACTATGCATTTATTGCGTCACTACTCGAGTACCCCAGCGAAATTATCCAACCGCAGTCATCAGCTTTCCAAAACACAACTCCAATTAGTCACTGACTACATCGCCGCAAATCTCACCCAGGATTTAAGTTTGCAAGAACTCGCCGCAATTGCCCAACTCAACCAATACCAGTTCTCTCGCATGTTCAAAGCCAGCATCGGCACTAGCCCCTACCGATATGTGATTCAACAACGGATTGAACATGCCAAGCAGTTGCTTCAGCAAGGAAATCTACCCACCAGCGAAATTGCTTTGATTTGTGGCTTTTCCCATCAGAGTCATCTCAACCGCCATTTCAAACAGATTACTGGGGTCACACCCAAGGTTTTCTTGCGCCAGGCATAGAACCGAGAGCCATTTCCGCCAAATCGCAAGATCGTGCTATTTCAACATGAACGTGCAATATTTTTTTAAGCTTCCAACATATATTTAAGATCACAGCTGAGAAATAGAACGCGACGTCTCTATATGGTTGTAGCCTTGTGCTTACCCCGTAGGCAGTATTTTCAAGTGACTGTACCAGTACGTCAAAACTGCAAGATGCTGCCTACCGCAAGTGCTGTTGTCAGACAGTCAACAAAATTAATCTGGCAGGCTCGCTCAATTTTTGGAATTACTGCTATGTCATCGGATTAAAACTAGCGGCCTTTTTGCGTACTAGGCAAGCCCGCGGTCAGCGCCACAACCGTCGATGCGGCATCTAATGCGATATAGCGATCGATGGCCAGATAGACCCATGTATAAGAACGTTGGCTATCCTGTACCGTTTTTTCAAACCCCATAATTCGGCGGAGTTGTTCGTAGCTGGGGTGAATAATCAGCGAATAGATGTCACATAAGGCGGGGTAGTCTTCACGCATTTCGCGCAATGTGGCTTGTGTCGTTTCGATCAATAATTGCATTGTTTCAGCATTGAGATATTCCTGATCAATCAACCAAGCCCGCACATAAATACAAGTGCAAGTCTCATCACCGGGATGCGCCATCTCAAATGGATCATCTTCCCGATCGTTGGTCATGTAGAATCCCTTACTGGGGGAGTCGAAAAATAGCTGTTCACTCTTTTCTGCCGTCGGATACAGCACAATTACCCCGACCGGATTCTGGGTATCTTCACGCCGCAAAACCCGAATGCAAGGAGCATAAATTTTGCCCCACTTGCGCAGCGATTTAGTGATTTTATAAGCCGTTGCCGAGGCATCGCGCACTAACTCAGAAAAAGCCCGTGTCATCAAACGACCGGCCTGGACCGAGTCTGTTATCGGATTGAAATAATCAGCAATCACATTCGGTGCCACTTCATCTTCAACCAGAACCATCTCTGGCTGCTCGCGCACCTTCCAACACTGAGTTTGACCATCAAATTGCTTGTCTAGCAGTCCTAAGGCAACCAGCTTGTCCATCATCAAACCAGCGGAACGATCGCTGCCACGTTCAGCGTCGGGATAAAATAGTACGGCAGCTTCTCGATGTGTACAGGAAATAAATTCCGGAACTAGCTCAAGTTCGGTAATTTGCAGCGGTGCATCCGATTCAGTGATTGTGCTTTGGTATTTCCACAGCAAATATCCCCATAAACGGACAAAACATTCCGATCGCCGCCGGGTCAAACCACCCCGTTTTTGAAAATCTTTGATGTAGTCTTTTTGCAAACCGGGCGCAAAAACACGATCAATTGCTTCAGGCTGAATAGACATCGCAACAATCAAACACGCGTGACAATAAAAATGGATAACGATATTTTTTTGGCATAAAAGATTACAAAGAACTATTTGATTGAGTCAGCAATGTCAATGACTGCGGATCGGGAAGCGCTCACTACAGAATTCGGGACCCAATGAAAACAGCACTGACAAATAATCAGCTAACGCACATAGACAGAAATCAACTGGATTATTTCCCTCAAAATTTTACCAACTTCTGAATAATTTAGTTCAGAGAACTTCAGCCAACATCACCCCTCAGAAAATGCTTCACCTCACTTCACCCCACTTCACTCTACTTCACCCTACTCATTGCAACTTCGTGGCCAAAGCAGCGATTATGCCAATACGGTTTAGCAGTCCGGCAACTTAACCGCACTAAAGTAATGGGTTTGGACAGTAATTCTGCTGATAGGGCAATTTAGGCAGCAAATTCTATTTTTCATTTTGATCGGCTCTCAATCCAAGTCTCATACTCTGAATTGAGGCTCTAAGCGTCAGCGCTCAAGATGCTTGATTAGCGGACCCAACGTGATCCATCAAGCACGTGCGATTGATATTCAGGTACAAGCTGCAAATTACGCAGCGTCAATCTGGCTCTCTACTATACTTTCCAGTGATATGGCAAACATACAGTCTTTGGTTCAACCGCAAATCAACTCAAGTAAACGAGCGAGCGTCTCTTCCGCCAACTACTTGGGAATACTTAGGCATAAGCCTGAATGCGAGACCATTTTTGGCGTAATTTACTGAGCCATAAAATTTCTCGGAAATCGCCGCTACGTTCCAGGACAGTGCAGCACCCGGTTTTGACTCTGAAAGCGGCATGCATGTTTTGAATTATCGCAATGCGATGAGCCGCTAAATGACCTTAAACCATTCTGGTTAATCGCCTCATTGATGACTGGCATAAAGCCGACCAGGCTATGAGTCAATCTTTGGAGCTAGTTTTTCGCGCTTTTCAACTGTGCTTGATCACATTTTTGCAGGGGTCGATGGAGATTTGCTATGAACGTTTCCAACTACAACACCAATTCATCCGGCAAATATGTTTTGCCGGAAGCCAATCAGCCTGATCCGAGCAGCCTCCAACTTGGCTGTTCACAATTAGTCACGCTGCTCAATGCGATGCGATCGGGCGTCCTCGTCGTCACTGACGATATGCGCTTAATTTATCGGAATCAAACCGTTACGAAAATTTTTGAGGCACTGAATATTCATGCCCCCAACGGCATGCCCCAGGCATTAATCAACTACTGCAACCAGTTTCTGCAAGAAACCGATGAATGGGAAACTGAGCCACTGATCATTGATTGCCAACCTTGCCCCAGCCGCCTACTCCGCTGGCATATTTCCTGGTTCCCAGAGCATCTTCCCGAAGCCGATGGGCAACGATGCATGTTAGTTGTTTTGGAAAATTGCTATGGTGACTTACTGATTCAGATGCACCGCGATCAAAAACGGTACGACCTGACTGACCGGGAGTCCCAGATTTGGGTGATGCTGAAATTCGGTATGGCCTATCAGGATATTGCCGATAACTTCAGCATCACCATTAACACCGTGAAATCCCACGCGCGCAATATTTATAACAAACAGCGTGATCATAAGCCCCAGGCCCCACGATTATGGTTTTTGGGTGATGATCAGATTTGCGGTACCAACTAAAGACAATGGGCTGACCACTTTATAAATTAATGCCCCAGCAGTTGTACAACAGCTTGAGTCAGGCTCGCCAAAGCTGATTAGATTGGAGTGTCATGGCTTCAGGTCGAAATCACAGCATGCATTCACGGACAGTTAGATCACACACCGTTACATACAGCCCCGCCTATACGATCGTCCCAACCTACGAGTGCTTCAATCACTGTAGCTACTGCAACTTCCGCACTGATCCCGGCCAAAGTCCCTGGCTTCGATTGGCGGATGCCAGATCATTGCTCCAGCAATTGCGCAACGCCCCAGAGCCCGTAATCGAGATTTTGGTCCTCAGTGGTGAAGTTCACCCAAAAAGTGCGCGGAGACAGGCATGGTTCGAGCATATTTATCAACTCTGTGAATTAGCACTTGAGCAGGGATTTCTGCCCCATACTAATGTCGGGCCGCTGAGCTATGAGGAAATGCGCCAGCTCAAGCAAGTTAATGTATCCATGGGCTTGATGCTAGAGCAAATGGCACCGGAATTGCATCAAACAGTCCACCAACAGGCCCCCAGCAAATCGCCTGAATTACGACTAGAGCAACTGCGTTGGGCCGGTGAATTGCAGATTCCATTCACCACCGGTCTATTACTCGGCATCGGCGAAACCAGTGATGACTGGCGGAAAAGTTTACAAACGATCGCCGATCAACAGGCAAAATTCGGCCACATTCAAGAAGTGATTTTGCAGCCCTACAGTCCTGGACAACAGGAAGACTGGTTTGGTAGCGCCTTTGATTTACAGCAGTTACCCGCAGTTGTCGCCCTGGCCCGCGCTATTCTGCCAGATACGATCGTCATTCAAATCCCACCGAATCTCATTGACCAACCCGCGCTGCTGGTCGCCTGTCTGGAAGCCGGTGCGAGGGATCTCGGTGGCATTGGCCCCCATGATGAAGTGAATCCGGATTATCCGCACCCAACGATTGAGCGACTCGCAGCACAATTGCACCCCCAGGGTTGGCAACTCAAACCACGATTGCCAGTCTATTCCCAATATCAATCATGGCTACCAAGCCAGCTACAACAGCAGATCAAGCTGATTGTAAAGAATTCCTTCCAAGTCCTGTAGTTTAGTTAAAGGTTCTGACGCAAATCGAGATTTTTTCCTTAAGATCGAGACTCGAAGCCCAATTTGCACTTCGGCTTCAAGCCAAGGAGGAAAGGTATGGCAGACAGCGTTGCACCTTCCGAAGAAATTCTCGCCCTCGATCGTGACTGTACAACGCTTTCGCGACATGTTTTACAGCAGTTGCAGAGCTTTTCAGCCGATGCTCAAGATGTCAGTGCTCTGATGAATCGCATTGCATTGGCCGGCAAATTGATTGCCCGGCGACTGAGTCAAGCGGGCCTCATGGCCGGGGCTTTGGGCTTTACTGGCGAAGTGAATGTTCAAGGGGAAGAAGTCAAGCAAATGGATGCGTATTCAAATGACGTGTTCATTTCTGTCTTTAAGCAAAGCGGACTCGTCTGTCGTCTAGTTTCCGAGGAAATGGACGAGATTTATCATATTCCCGAAAATTGCCCGCTGGGACGCTATACATTGCTATACGACCCGATCGATGGTTCCTCCAACGTCGATATTAATATCAATGTCGGGTCAGTTTTCGCGATTCGGCAGCAGGAAGGTGACGATCTTGATGGCAGTGGCCAGGATTTATTGCAGAGCGGTCGGAAACAAATCGGCGCGGGATATATCTTGTATGGGCCAAGTACCATGCTGATTTATTCCCTCGGTACCGGCGTTCATGCTTTCGTGCTTGATCCCAGTCTGGGTGAGTTCGTCCTGGCAAGTGAAAACATCAAGATTCCTAAACATGGCGCGGTTTACAGCGTAAATGAGGGCAACTTCTGGCAGTGGGACGAACCCTATCGTAACTACATTCGCTATATGCATCGTCATGAAGGCTATACCGCTCGCTACAGCGGTGCAATGGTCGGCGATTTACACCGATTATTGTTCCAAGGCGGCGTATTTCTCTATCCTGGCACTCAGAAAAATCCGGAGGGCAAACTACGGACCTTATATGAAGCGGCACCCATGGCTTATTTAGTTGAACAAGCCGGGGGACTGGCATCCGATGGTCAGCAAGCAATTTTAGATGTGATCCCCGACCAAATTCATGCCCGTACGCCCGTGATTATCGGGAGTCAAGCGGATGTTGAACTCGTTCAATCATTCCTCAGCGAGCCACAAGAATAGGGGAAACCCAAGTTCGGAAATCTCGATTAAGACTCACCCCAATTACCGCATGAGAGCGTTAGCATGAATGCATAAGAGATTACTAAGTCTTCGTTAAATGTGCTTATTCGTACATGCTGCGAACATTGCACGATGTCACAATTAGGGCGAAAGCAATCTAGCCATTAAGTAAATCTAGTGACTCAGTGGAATTGGTAATCAATTTGGCTCGGCCTTCCGCTAGATCAAAATCTCAATCATTTTTTAAGATCGCCACTTGCCTCAACGCATCAACGGGCGATCGCCATCCAACCCAATAAGGAGCTATCCCAAATGACAACTGCGACACTCAATCACATCCAAGAAATTGCCCAACTCGGTCAAAGTATCTGGATGGATAACTTGACTCGCAACTTAGTTCAGTCCGGTGAACTACAGCAGATGATCGAGACTCGCGGTCTGCTCGGTGTCACATCGAATCCCGCCATCTTCGAGAAGGCGATCGTTGGCAATGAGATTTACGATGCCGATATTGAAGCGGGGATCAAAGCTGGCAAGTCCCTGATCGACATTTATGAGTCACTGATTTTTGAAGATATCACTGGCGCTTGCGATGTATTCATGCCGGTTTACGAAAAGTCCAACGGGCTAGACGGCTATATCAGCATCGAAGTACCACCGACTTTGGCGCGCAACACTGAAGATACCATCCGCGAATCGCGCCGCTATTACAATGCGATCAATCATGCGAATGTCATGATCAAGATCCCTGGCACACCAGAAGGTTTGCCAGCAGTCAAGCAGATGATTTCCGAGGGGATCAATGTCAACGTCACATTGCTATTCTCCGTCCAGAGTTACATTGACACGGCTTGGGCTTATATCGAAGGTCTGGAAGCCTTTGCGGCTAGTGGTGGCGACGTTAGCAAAGTTTCATCCGTCGCCAGCTTCTTCCTGAGCCGAATTGATATTGCGATCGATGGTCAACTCAAGGCATTGCTGGAAACGGAAGGGCTTTCGGAATCAACCCGCTCGAAGCTGGAAGGGCTCAAAGGACAAATCGCAATTGCCAATGCCAAGCGCGCTTATCAGGAATATAAGAAGATTCTTCAGAGCGATCGTTGGCAGGCTTTGGCCGCCAAAGGGGCCCAGCCCCAGCGTCTACTCTGGGCGAGCACCGGCACAAAAGATCCGAATTACAGCGATGTCATGTATGTCGATGAGCTAGTCGGGAATGAAACAGTCAATACATTGCCACCGAAAACCATCGAGGCTTGTTTTGATCACTGTGATGTAGCGCCGCGCATTGAGAGCAACATTGATGAGGCCAATAAGTTGGTGGAATCGTTGGGTGATGACGATGTCAACATCGATCTCGATCGCGTCATGGAAGAACTTCTCGCTGATGGCATTGCCAAGTTTGTGAAGCCGTTTGAGACCCTCATGGCAGCGCTCCAAGCTAAAGTCGATAAACTATCGGCGGTTGCTTCCTAACGCCCCAGTCAAAAGTGGCTCACACCCATTGGTGTGAGCCACTTCCAGATTCGCCCCTTTAACTATCACTGTCTATAAGTCTATAAGCAGTCACTCAATCTACTAATATTTCTTTGAGCCCATGGTTACACTCCTCGAAAATCCCCTTCGCATTGGCCTACAGCAACAACAGTTGCCAGAGCCCACAATTGTTGTGTTTTTTGGTGCTTCCGGCGACTTAACCAAACGTAAGCTCGTCCCAGCACTGTATAAATTACGGAAAGAACGCAAATTGCCGCCGGAGATTACGATCGTCGGCGTTGCACGACGGGAGTGGAGCCATGAGCACTTTCGGGAGCAAATGCGCGAAGGAATTGAGGAGTTCTCCGATGGCATTGGGTCAGAAGAGCTATGGGAAGAGTTTTCCCAGGGATTATTTTATTGTCCCGGCAATATTGACAACGAAATGAGCTACCAAAAGCTCAAAGCCTTTCTGAGTGAGGTTGATGAACAACGGAATACGCGTGGGAACCGGATGTTCTACCTGTCCGTTGCACCACGTTTTTTCCCGGAAGCGATTCGGCAGTTGGGGGCAGCGGAAATGTTGCACGACTCCAGTAAAACCCGCCTCGTAATTGAGAAGCCCTTTGGCCGCGATTTGAGTTCGGCACAGGCACTCAATCGCATCGTCAATCAAGTTTGCCGCGAAGAACAGGTTTACCGGATCGATCATTACCTTGGCAAGGAAACTGTCCAGAACCTGTTGTTATTCCGATTTGCCAATGCGATTTTTGAACCGTTGTGGAATCGTCAATATATTGACCATATTCAAATTACCGTCGCGGAAACTGTCGGGGTCGAAGATCGCGCCGGTTATTACGAACATTCCGGGGCGCTGCGCGATATGCTGCAAAACCACCTGATGCAGGTCTTTGCACTAACGGCGATGGAACCGCCGAATGCCTTAGATGCCGATGCCATCCGCAGCGAGAAAATGAAGGTGATTCAAGCCACACATCTGGCCGATTTACATCACCTTGAGAACTGCGCTGTGCGGGGACAATACGGTGAAGGCTGGATGAAAGGGAAACCCGTCCAAGGGTACCGCAAAGAAGATGGGGTTGATCCAGAATCAATGAACCCAACTTTTGTCGCCATGAAGTTTGAGATCGACAACTGGCGGTGGCAAGGTGTGCCGTTCTATTTGCGCACGGGGAAACGGATGCCGAAGAAAGTCAGTGAAGTATCGATCCATTTTCGATCCGTACCGCACACGATTTTTCAGTCCGCCGCAATGCAGGCCAGCCCCAACGTCTTGACCTTACGGCTCCAACCCAACGAAGGTGTTTCACTCAAATTCGAAGTGAAGATGCCGGGGGGCAATCTGCGGAGTCGCTCTGTAGATATGGATTTTGCCTACGGCTCGGTCTTCGGCAAAAGCTCGGGCGATGCCTACGATCGTCTCCTGCTCGATTGTATGATGGGCGACCAAACCCTCTTCACCCGCTCCGACGAAGTGGAAGCCGCTTGGCGTTTGGTGACACCAGCGCTCATGGCTTGGGAAACCCCAACTGATCCAAGTAAGATGCCCACCTATGAAGCAGGCACTTGGGCACCCCGGGCAGCGGAGGAGATGCTCGAACGCGATGGTCGCAAATGGCGGCGATTGTAACGGTGAACATTCAACCTAATGTCTTAGTTTGAATGGCTTCGGACACGAACTGACTGCACTGTAATGCGTGACTTCAAGAATTAGCGAGAGATAATCATATGACGACTCATTCGGCCCCGCTGGTCTCCCTCCAATCGCCCAAAGATGTTTCTTTATCGCAAATTGAATCCGAACTCGGAGATATTTGGCAAAGCTACAGCAACCCAAGTGTTGATGGCTCAAGTTTGGCTGCCGTCCGGGCCGCAACGTTTACGCTAGTTGTTTATGAACCGGAAGAAACGCAGCAACTCCTCGCGACCTTAGGCTATTACACAGGACCGATCGATGGGATTGGGGGGCCACGCACCGAAGCAGCAATTCGGGCCGCTCAAGAAACCTACAAATTGACGATCGATGGCAAGTCCAGTCCTCAACTCCTGGAACAATTACGGCGGGCCTTAGCGATTTGTCGCGGTGAGATTATTGAGGAAGGGGCGGCTTGTAGTATGTCCTCCTACGCCATGGATTCAGAAGGCGCCGGGATTGCTGACGCGATCGCGTCGCAGAATCCTTGCCGGATTATTTCGATGTTTCCGGGGAGCCATCAGACAGACGAAGGCGTCTCCGCCCAGGTATCTGCCTACTGCCCGATTCAAAAGCAAAATAAAAATGCTTTGGTCTGCTGTGAATACATCATGCTGAAGGGAGCGGAACAATCCTTAGAACGGTCCCACGGTCTTGTTAAGGGCCTCCTCATCACTGAACTGCCGAGCTATGTATGGTGGAAAGCCACGCCGAATTTAGATCAAACACTATTCCGCGAGTTGGGCCAAACCTGCGATGCCGTGATTGTTGATTCGAGCCAATTTATGGCTGACCCCGAAGGTGATCTGCAACAGATCCATCAACTGCTTGAATCAGACATTGCGATTAGCGATCTGAATTGGCGACGACTCGCACCCTGGCAAGAACTGGCTGCCGAGGCATTCGATTCGCCAGAACGCTGGGATGGGCTGCTGGAAGTCGATCGAGTGACGATCGACTACGAAAAAGGCAATGATGCCCAAGCCCTGATGTTCCTCGGCTGGATTGCCAGCCGCCCGCATCTCGAATGGCAGCCAATTAAGCGGGTACATGAGGCGGGAGATTATGATATTCAGCGGATTACCTTTAAGTCGCGGGCAGGTCGCGAAATTGAAGCCGAACTCGCGGCAATTCCGATCGGCGATCCGGGAATTGTGATTGGTGATATTGTCGATTTCCGCTTGTCATCAACTAATCTCGAAGCCGACTGTTGCACCATTCTCTGCTCGGAAGCCACCGGCTGTATGCGCATGGAGCGCGGCACCGATAATTGCTATATTCAGCAGGTATCCCCGATCGCGGACCAAAAGGCGGAAAATCTATTAGCCGAGACCCTCAGTAGCTGGAGCCGGGATCTGCTATACGAAGAAAGTTTGGCGATCGCCGCCGCGATTATCGCCATTGGCTAATCATCATCAATTAACGCAATGATTTACAAACCGGCCCCGCTATCAGTTCACGATAGCGGGGCCGGTTGCGTTTGCCGATGCAGTGTACCTATGCGTACAAGTCCACTTTGTAGTTCTTGACGCCATTCGCCACAACCCCAACGATCGGCAATTTTGCTTCCTTCAGACGGGTCTTCGTATAAGACAGCGCATCCGCCGTACCACGACGACCAATCTTCGTCACCAGTAGCACCGCACCTACCTGCGCGGCCACAAGTTTGACATCCGCCAGACCCATTAGCGGTGGCGTGACATAGAGTACAAAATCAAAGGTATCTTCAAAACGAGTCATGAGTTCATTCATTTTCTGCGAAGCCAAAAGCCGCGTCGGATCAGGTGGAGCGGTGCCAGCCGGCATGACAAATAAGTTCGATTCCCAAGACAAACGTTGAATTGATTCGGTCAAAGTCGCATCACCGCTGAGATAATCACTCAACCCGGTATCACGCGGCAAGCCGAGCAAGTCTGCAATTTGCTGACTCCCGCGCCGCAAATGTGAATCAACCAACAACACGCGCTTACCCATTGCGGCGATCGCCTGGGCTAAATGAATCACGATCGTGCTACTGCCTTCACCCGGCAACGCCGAAGTCACAACCAGCGATTTACGTTCGAGACTTTCCGACTGGACTAAGTTGGTCCCCAATGTCCGGAAGGCTTCCATAAAGCCATAGGCATCGTATTCCCGTAACCAATAACTCTGCTCCGGCGCTGAATCAGCCACATTACTTTCCACGCGAGTTGTCACCTGGTCTAATTTAATCGTTGGATCAAAATCAATATCTTCAGGGGTTAACAAGGGTTCATCCGCTGGCGGTTTGATCGGAGCGCGCGGTTTTGGTTGCGGCTGCGGACGCGATTTGGGTTTTGGTTTAGCCACCGGCTGCGACTTCGCCTCAGCTTGCCGTTTCAACGCTGACTGCATTTTTTGCTGCATGCGTGCCTGATCATTCACATCACCTTTCCGGTTGTGATTTCCATCCGCATTTGGGGCTGATGCCATCGGTGGCTGAGGACGCACTTTCCCAGACGTATTCGTTGCCGCTTGCTGCGCTAACAGCGCCGCCTGTTGTTCTAAGGCTTCTTCAAACTTTGTCTTGATTTTGCCCTTAGCATTGAGATTCGCCGTCTGCACCGGCTTCTTGGTCGAAGCCGGTGCATCATTTTCCGCCGACACATTTAGGGCTGCTTGTTGCTCTAAGGCTGCTTCAAACTTTGTCTTGATGTTGTCTGGTGCATTTGCACCCGGCATCGACTCGGCAGCAGGCTGCGGACGATAATTACTCTCAGATACAGTCTCAGACGCAGTCTCAGATGCGGTCATTGCGGCTTGTTGTTCTAAGGCTTCTTCAAATTTCGTCTTGATTTTGCCCTTAGCATTCAAATTCGCCGTCTGCACTGGCTTAACCGGAGAGGCTCCCTCATCTTCCACCGACGAATTTATTGTGGCTTGTTGTTCTAGGGCTTCTTCAAACTTTGTCTTAATTTTGCCCTGCGGTCGTGAACCCACCAATGGCGGCGCTGCCGATGTTGGCTTGCGTTTATCCAACAAACCTTGCAACTTCGACTTCAAATGGGCATTGGCCTGGAGCGGATTGCTCTTCGCGAGGGTTTCTGCGGCCGATGTTGTATCCGGTGTATCAAGCATTGCCTTCACCCGAGTCCGGATATTCTGGGCATTCGTCTCCAGGGACTGACTCGCATCAACGGCCCCCAGCTTCAAGTCCACAATATATAAATTCTGGGTGCCATCCTTCAAATCGGGATGCAACGGAATCACCCCAATCACCGGTAACTTGGTTGTATAGGTAATATCGGCAACAACATAGAAGGTATTTTCCAACTTCTCAATGACCACTGCGATCGCAATGC
Proteins encoded in this region:
- the tal gene encoding transaldolase; the encoded protein is MTTATLNHIQEIAQLGQSIWMDNLTRNLVQSGELQQMIETRGLLGVTSNPAIFEKAIVGNEIYDADIEAGIKAGKSLIDIYESLIFEDITGACDVFMPVYEKSNGLDGYISIEVPPTLARNTEDTIRESRRYYNAINHANVMIKIPGTPEGLPAVKQMISEGINVNVTLLFSVQSYIDTAWAYIEGLEAFAASGGDVSKVSSVASFFLSRIDIAIDGQLKALLETEGLSESTRSKLEGLKGQIAIANAKRAYQEYKKILQSDRWQALAAKGAQPQRLLWASTGTKDPNYSDVMYVDELVGNETVNTLPPKTIEACFDHCDVAPRIESNIDEANKLVESLGDDDVNIDLDRVMEELLADGIAKFVKPFETLMAALQAKVDKLSAVAS
- a CDS encoding helix-turn-helix transcriptional regulator produces the protein MNVSNYNTNSSGKYVLPEANQPDPSSLQLGCSQLVTLLNAMRSGVLVVTDDMRLIYRNQTVTKIFEALNIHAPNGMPQALINYCNQFLQETDEWETEPLIIDCQPCPSRLLRWHISWFPEHLPEADGQRCMLVVLENCYGDLLIQMHRDQKRYDLTDRESQIWVMLKFGMAYQDIADNFSITINTVKSHARNIYNKQRDHKPQAPRLWFLGDDQICGTN
- a CDS encoding helix-turn-helix domain-containing protein, whose product is MAEQILRNYQTSRAGTSNPFPQQFQLSSSEINWPGIQLCHEVQPACESPKFHLEDYRLAINVGQPAQINIINNGKAQSDTVDFRDLSIMQPSEYVVGWAHTVEFLTIDIQPDFLARQAEILNGKPNFELQPHFSTQDHLIFQIGRALQTDLQNHSTAAGSRLYAETMRNVLTMHLLRHYSSTPAKLSNRSHQLSKTQLQLVTDYIAANLTQDLSLQELAAIAQLNQYQFSRMFKASIGTSPYRYVIQQRIEHAKQLLQQGNLPTSEIALICGFSHQSHLNRHFKQITGVTPKVFLRQA
- the cofG gene encoding 7,8-didemethyl-8-hydroxy-5-deazariboflavin synthase subunit CofG, which produces MHSRTVRSHTVTYSPAYTIVPTYECFNHCSYCNFRTDPGQSPWLRLADARSLLQQLRNAPEPVIEILVLSGEVHPKSARRQAWFEHIYQLCELALEQGFLPHTNVGPLSYEEMRQLKQVNVSMGLMLEQMAPELHQTVHQQAPSKSPELRLEQLRWAGELQIPFTTGLLLGIGETSDDWRKSLQTIADQQAKFGHIQEVILQPYSPGQQEDWFGSAFDLQQLPAVVALARAILPDTIVIQIPPNLIDQPALLVACLEAGARDLGGIGPHDEVNPDYPHPTIERLAAQLHPQGWQLKPRLPVYSQYQSWLPSQLQQQIKLIVKNSFQVL
- the zwf gene encoding glucose-6-phosphate dehydrogenase, whose product is MVTLLENPLRIGLQQQQLPEPTIVVFFGASGDLTKRKLVPALYKLRKERKLPPEITIVGVARREWSHEHFREQMREGIEEFSDGIGSEELWEEFSQGLFYCPGNIDNEMSYQKLKAFLSEVDEQRNTRGNRMFYLSVAPRFFPEAIRQLGAAEMLHDSSKTRLVIEKPFGRDLSSAQALNRIVNQVCREEQVYRIDHYLGKETVQNLLLFRFANAIFEPLWNRQYIDHIQITVAETVGVEDRAGYYEHSGALRDMLQNHLMQVFALTAMEPPNALDADAIRSEKMKVIQATHLADLHHLENCAVRGQYGEGWMKGKPVQGYRKEDGVDPESMNPTFVAMKFEIDNWRWQGVPFYLRTGKRMPKKVSEVSIHFRSVPHTIFQSAAMQASPNVLTLRLQPNEGVSLKFEVKMPGGNLRSRSVDMDFAYGSVFGKSSGDAYDRLLLDCMMGDQTLFTRSDEVEAAWRLVTPALMAWETPTDPSKMPTYEAGTWAPRAAEEMLERDGRKWRRL
- the fbp gene encoding class 1 fructose-bisphosphatase, giving the protein MADSVAPSEEILALDRDCTTLSRHVLQQLQSFSADAQDVSALMNRIALAGKLIARRLSQAGLMAGALGFTGEVNVQGEEVKQMDAYSNDVFISVFKQSGLVCRLVSEEMDEIYHIPENCPLGRYTLLYDPIDGSSNVDININVGSVFAIRQQEGDDLDGSGQDLLQSGRKQIGAGYILYGPSTMLIYSLGTGVHAFVLDPSLGEFVLASENIKIPKHGAVYSVNEGNFWQWDEPYRNYIRYMHRHEGYTARYSGAMVGDLHRLLFQGGVFLYPGTQKNPEGKLRTLYEAAPMAYLVEQAGGLASDGQQAILDVIPDQIHARTPVIIGSQADVELVQSFLSEPQE